The genomic interval CTGGCTCTTGAAAATAGTCTAAAGGTGATATTCTGTATCGGTGAAAGTTTAGAAGAGAGAGAAGAGGGTAGGATGAAAGATGTTGTTAAGACCCAGCTGTCGGGAGGTCTTGAAGATATATCCAAAGAAGAGCTGGCCAGAATAGTCATAGCTTATGAACCTGTCTGGGCTATAGGAACGGGAAAGAATGCAACACCGCAGGAGGCTCAAGAGGTCCATGCTCTTATAAGAGAAGAGCTGGTTAGGAAGTATGACCAAGAGGCGGCAGACAGCACTTCCATTCTATACGGGGGAAGTGTTAAGCCCGATAACATAGAGGATTTGATGAAAGAGAAAGACCTTGATGGTGTACTTGTCGGAGGAGCAAGCTTGGAGATAGACAGCTTCTCTAGTATAGTTAAGAAAGGTTTAAGTGTAAAGAGATAATGGAGGTTACCCTATGTATACGTTTTTGATTGTAGTATATTTAATTGTCTGTATAGCGCTTGTTGCTGTAATCTTAATGCAGAGCGGAAAAGGCGGCGGATTATCCGAAGCTCTGGGAGGGGCTTTTCAATCTGTCTTTGGACCTAAGGCAACAACTGTCTTGGTAAAAGCAACGTCTGTTTTAGCTGTGCTCTTTATACTTTTGAGTATAACCTTAGCAAAGCTCTCTACAGGGAAGAGTAAATCTCTTATGGAGAGGATACCCGAGGAGAATACCGCAGAACAATTTTAATGAAATTCTTAGTTCTCTTTCTCATCCTGCTTACCTCATGTGCGAATGATGAGAAGAGCTTGGAAGCAGAGAGAGCTGATTCCAGATATGGCGGCTATCTATTTTTTGCTTCAATATCTGACCCTAAATCATTCAATCCTGTTTTAGCTAAAGAGACTTCTACCACTGAAATTACCGGACTTATCTTTGAAGGTTTGACCCGAATGAATGTTCATACAAAAGAAGCTGAGCCCAATCTGGCTAAATCTTGGCAGGTAAGACGGGGAGGGAGAGAGTGGGTATTCTATTTAAGAGAAGATGTTAAATGGAATGATGGGGAGCCTTTTAGCGCTGATGATGTTCTCTTTACTTTTAATGACCTTATCTATAATTCTAAGATACCGTCCAGCGCATCAGACGTGCTTAAAGCAGGAGGTGAGCCTTTTAAGGTAGAGAAGATAGATAATTATAGCGTAAGATTTACTCTCTCTTCAAGCTATGCCCCATTTTTAATGGCGATGGGTACCAATATCTTACCTAAACATATTTTGGAAGATGTCGTTAAAAAAGGTAAGTTTAATAGTTCCTGGACTCTTGACTCAGAGCCGGAAGAGATTATAGGAACAGGCCCTTTTAAACTCTCCAGATATATCCCGGGTCAGCTTGTCGAATTAGTCAGGAATGGATATTACTGGAGAGAGGATGAGAGAGGCAATGGACTTCCCTATCTTAAAGGTGTGAGGTTTCTGATAGTTCCTAATAGTGATACCGCGCTCTTAAAATTTCTTGATTCAGAGATTGACTACTACTCTTTAAGAGGTGAAGATTATTCTATCTTAAAACCGGAAGAGAAGAGTAAAGGTTTTAAGATTTATGAGGTTGGGCCTGCATTCGGGTCTAATTTTATTACTTTTAATCAAAATAATAGTATTAATCCCGAGACCAAGGAGACCTATATAGATAAGAAGAAGCTGGGATGGTTTAGAGATAGGAGGTTTAGAGAGGCGGTATCTTATGCTTTGGACAGGTCTTCTATAATAGATATAGTTTTAAACGGGTTTGGTTATCCTCAATTTGGTCCTCTATCTCCATCTTCGGGTTATTTTTATAATTCTAGCATAGAGGAGCATAGTTATAATCTAAATAGATCAAGAGAGCTTTTGGCTGATATGGATTTCTCTGATGTTGATTCTGACGGTATCTTAGAAGATAAGAGCGGAGAAGATCTGAGTTTCAATCTTTTTACCAATGCAGAGAATAATATTAGAGTAAAGATAGCTGAGCTTATAAAGGAGGATTTAGCTAATGTAGGTATTAAGGTTAATTTTTTGCCGCTTGAGTTCAACAACCTGGTCACCAAGATAACCAGCAGCTATGATTGGGAGGCTATTATCTTAGGTTTTACAGGAGGTATTGAGCCTCATTTTTCATCTAATATCTGGCTCTCAAGTGGCCATCTTCATATCTGGAATCCAAAGCAAGATAAGCCAGTTACATCCTGGGAAGCCGAGATAGATAGATTATTTAAGGATGGTGTTCAGGTATTAGACAGAAAGAAGAGAAAGAGCATCTATGATAGCTGGCAGAAGATTGCATCAAGAGAGCTTCCTCTTATATATACAGTTATACCTGAGAGTATATTTGCGGTCAGGGATAGGTTCGGCAATTTAGACCCCAAACCTTACGGGGGAGCTTTTCATAATATAGAGGAGATATATATAATAGAGTAAGTCTCTTTAACAGTTATTTTTTATAGTCCTTTAGATTTTTAAAGAAAAAATAGTTTTTAAAGAAGTACTTTAGAGTATCCATTTGGTTTGTTAAACTGCATAGATTTTCTTTTTTGTTTTGAGAATATTTTGCTAAAAGCAGTAAGAAAATTTAGATACCAATTGAGATCAGAGTTGTTCTCAATATTGAAACTGTTGTTTCTTTTGCAATTTCTAAAATCTTTTTGTATAGTTTTTGACTCTACCGCCTTAAGTAGTTGAAGCTTCTCTCTTTCATTCAGCATTTATAAATCTCTCCCTAAGCGCCTGGTATTTGTCATCCATACTAAATAGGTCAAAATATTCTTTAATACGTCCCCATTTTAAATCTTTCTTATATAGGCTGATAACTGCTTCAATATCTGCCATTTCACGAAACTCTCTTTGAGGATCATTTGCCATAGCTTGAATTTTGAGTCCTATCAGGTCTTCTGGCTCTAGAACGTAGATAGGTACCTTGCCTTGAAATACTCTCTTCTCTACTCTTCTCTCAAGCATTTTTAAAGACGTCTCTCTGAAAG from Candidatus Kaelpia imicola carries:
- a CDS encoding triose-phosphate isomerase, with the protein product LALENSLKVIFCIGESLEEREEGRMKDVVKTQLSGGLEDISKEELARIVIAYEPVWAIGTGKNATPQEAQEVHALIREELVRKYDQEAADSTSILYGGSVKPDNIEDLMKEKDLDGVLVGGASLEIDSFSSIVKKGLSVKR
- the secG gene encoding preprotein translocase subunit SecG, with protein sequence MYTFLIVVYLIVCIALVAVILMQSGKGGGLSEALGGAFQSVFGPKATTVLVKATSVLAVLFILLSITLAKLSTGKSKSLMERIPEENTAEQF
- a CDS encoding ABC transporter substrate-binding protein encodes the protein MKFLVLFLILLTSCANDEKSLEAERADSRYGGYLFFASISDPKSFNPVLAKETSTTEITGLIFEGLTRMNVHTKEAEPNLAKSWQVRRGGREWVFYLREDVKWNDGEPFSADDVLFTFNDLIYNSKIPSSASDVLKAGGEPFKVEKIDNYSVRFTLSSSYAPFLMAMGTNILPKHILEDVVKKGKFNSSWTLDSEPEEIIGTGPFKLSRYIPGQLVELVRNGYYWREDERGNGLPYLKGVRFLIVPNSDTALLKFLDSEIDYYSLRGEDYSILKPEEKSKGFKIYEVGPAFGSNFITFNQNNSINPETKETYIDKKKLGWFRDRRFREAVSYALDRSSIIDIVLNGFGYPQFGPLSPSSGYFYNSSIEEHSYNLNRSRELLADMDFSDVDSDGILEDKSGEDLSFNLFTNAENNIRVKIAELIKEDLANVGIKVNFLPLEFNNLVTKITSSYDWEAIILGFTGGIEPHFSSNIWLSSGHLHIWNPKQDKPVTSWEAEIDRLFKDGVQVLDRKKRKSIYDSWQKIASRELPLIYTVIPESIFAVRDRFGNLDPKPYGGAFHNIEEIYIIE
- a CDS encoding nucleotidyltransferase produces the protein MEFEFVLKKMLKELQDKEIRYSLIGGFGMGVLGITRATFDIDFLIHKSDLDKLHKIVTNIGYELYFKTENVSHYASKDQALGSIDFIHAFRETSLKMLERRVEKRVFQGKVPIYVLEPEDLIGLKIQAMANDPQREFREMADIEAVISLYKKDLKWGRIKEYFDLFSMDDKYQALRERFINAE